The Alteromonas macleodii ATCC 27126 genome segment CTAAATGAGCCTGAAAAGCCTCGCGACGTGAAGCAATCATTTTGTCGAGCTCTGACTCGAAGCTAGGCTGTTCGCTAATGACTGACTGGCTGCTAATTATTAGTGGGGTTTCTGTATTTTTTGCAGGAAGCCACTGCTTGGCGCGCTCAGCCCATTCGTTATTCGCGAACAAAAGCACATTTAAATGCTGCTTGTTACCAGCGAACCGACTTTGCAACACCAAGTCCCATAGTTCTTGCAATAGTGCATCAGGAAGATTGTGGGCTTGGGTGATGGCTATAAGAATTGGACCTTCGTGACTATTTAGGTCGGAAAGTAGTTCGTTTAGAGGCCTAACGAAGCTACCCACCACTTGACCAAGAAGCTGCCGACAAAGTTGTCGACGGTAGTCAGAGGGCTCCATATTTTCTTGTGCAGTTAAATACGCAATCTCGGTATCATCGTGCTGCTGGAAGACAAAGGCTTCAAGGGTCTTTTGTTGTTGAGCAATAGACTCACCACTGACAAAAATCAGCTGAGAAGAGTAATTGACCAAATATTCCAAACGTTCATGCAGTTCACTTTGCATGGGAGTTTGCCCTTATTCACCGTTGCTTTAAAAACTGTCCTGCAACGCATTTCTTTATGATTCCAACTAACGTAGGGAAGTCAAGATAGACGCGTTGCCTGGTTGTCGCGAGGGCTAATGACTAAGAAAGGATGTCAGTAAGAATGGCGTCCGTGACGTCCTTGGTAACAACCGCTTTGCCTATGCCTTGAGGAAGTACAAATCGAATACTGCCAGCTTCCACTTTTTTATCGCGTTTCATATGCTTAACGTAGTCATTCTTTGTCATACTATTTGGGCCTGCAACCGGTAAAGCAAATGCTTCAAATAGCGACGATACGCGTCGTGTTTCTGACGCTTCAAACCACGTTAATGCTTCAGCAGCTTTACAAGCAATTATAGTACCAGCGGCTACCGCTTCGCCATGCAGCCAGTTACCGTAGCCTTGCTCGGCTTCAATAGCGTGACCGAACGTGTGGCCTAAGTTAAGAATGGCGCGTAAACCACCTTCACGTTCATCTTTTGCTACCACGTCTGCTTTGATTTCGCAGCAGCGAGAAATAGCTTGGGTAAGAATTTCAGTATCAAGCGACGTAAGCGCATCTACATTACTTTCAAGCCATTCAAAAAACGGTGCGTCGTAAATGATACCGTATTTGATGACCTCTGCCATGCCAGCAGCAAACTCTCTCGCGGGTAATGTAGCTAGGGTATCAGTATCAATGGCCACATAAACCGGTTGGTAAAAAGCGCCAATCATGTTTTTGCCGAGAGGATGATTTACCGCGGTTTTTCCACCTACTGATGAGTCGACTTGAGAAAGCAAAGTTGTAGGAACTTGAATGAAGGGCACACCGCGTTGGTAAGTTGCCGCAACAAAGCCAGTAAGATCACCAATTACACCACCGCCAAGTGCGATAAGTGTCGTATCTCTTGCAGCGTTTAGCTCAAGAAGGCGTGTCATAACCACTTCGAATTGGGCAAGATTTTTGTGTTGCTCGCCGTCCGGCAAAATAATGGTTTCAACCTGAACATTACCACACGCCGCTTTAGCGGTTTCTAAATACAGTGGGGCAACAGTTTCGTTGGTAACAATGACGGCAAGTGGGCCTTTTATATAGGCACTAAAAAGGCCAGGTTGCGAAAGCAACCCAGCCTCTATCTGTATAGGATAGCTACGTTCTCCAAGTTCCACAGTTAAGGTTGACATTGGCGTAGCACCTCCTATTACATATTTAATTTATAAACCAATTTTACTGATAATCTGATTCGCTACAGCACGCGCACTTTGGTCGTCTGTATCAACAATGTAATCAGCAACTTCTTCGTAAAGCGGGTTGCGCATTTCTGCAAGATCGCGAAGTACTTGTTCTGGATCTTCGTTTTGTAGCAAAGGACGACGTTTGTCACGTTGTGTACGGGCAACTTGCTTATCGATTGTCGTTTGTAGGTAAACAACGATGCCGCGGGCAGATAAACGATTACGCACAGCTTTAGTTACAATAGAACCGCCGCCAGTAGCAAGTACAATACCTTGCTTATCTGTCAAATCGTTAATGACGTTTTCTTCGCGTTTACGGAAACCGTCTTCGCCTTCAAGGTCGAAGATCCAGGCAATGTCTGCACCCGTGCGGCGCTCAATTTCCTGATCCGAATCAAAAAAGTCTAGGTGAAGTTCGTCTGCCAGATGTCTACCGATGGTACTTTTGCCAGCACCCATTGGGCCAACTAAAAAGATATTACGTTTTTCAGCCATATTTGCTTATATCACAACTTAATCATGTTAGGGGCAGTGCACTGTTGCCTTACCAGCCTACCCATTGACTCGTGCCTATTTAGTGTCCAATAAGCACCACTCCTTAAACCTCGCTTAAATTTCGAGGCGGGGATTATCTCAGTTTCATGCAAGGCGTTGCAAGTTTTGTTACTAACAAATAGCGTATACCTGTAAATTTAGTTACAAAAAAAGGCTGAAAACCAAAAAAGCGCACAAAAATGCGCTTTTTTGAAGGCTAAAAATGAGGATTATGGTCTTTCAGTGACTATCTTAGGTGTCACAAAGATAAGTAGTTCTCGTTTTTGCTGAAGTTGTGACGAGTTTCTGAAAAGGGCACCAACGACAGGCAAATCACCAAACAAAGGCACTTTCGACACGCCATCAGAACTGGTTTGTTGGAATATGCCACCTAATACGATGGTTTCGCCGTTTTCTACCAATACCTGCGTTTTAATTTCTTGGGTATCGATGGCTACGGCCTCACCAGTAGACGTAGAAACGGTTTCGCCACGGGTATCTTGCGTAACAACTAAATCCAAAATAATGCGATTATCAGGCGTAATATGTGGCGTAACTTTCAGTGACAAAACGGCTTTTTTGAACTCTACTGAAGTCGCACCGCTAGACGTTGCTTGTACGTAAGGTATTTCCGTACCTTGTTCAATGTAAGCTTCATGCTGGTTAGCAACCGTAATACGAGGACTCGCAATAATTTCGCCTTTGTTTTCAGATTCTAGTGCGGAAAGCTCAAGGTCTAATATGGTGCCATCAACCAAGCTCGCAATTTGAAAGCCAATGCTACCCGCGGCGCTGGTCACAGGCAGGTTCACATTAAGGCGATTATCAATGCTAGGCACTATGCCGCCGGCAATGGTGTCTGCGCCCTCAAGGCTTCCCGACACACCATTATCGTCTTGACGGTCGCTGAAACCCCAACGAACGCCAAGCTGCTCGTCTACATCGTCAAGCACAGTAACCATACGGCTCTCAATCAGCACTTGCTTCACTGGAATATCTAACGCATTGATGGTTTTTCTTGCTTCATCAATAGAGGCTAACGTGTCGCGAATAAGTAAAGTGTTGGTTCGTTCGTCTACTGTAACCCCCCCTCGCTCAGATAAGATCCCGCCCTCTGTCGACTTTAAGATCGTGGCCAGGGCAGCAGCTTTTGCATAGTTAACAGGAATATTAACCGTATGAAGCGGCGCTAAGTCTGAAACTTGCTTTTTAGATTGAAGGGCTTGGGTTTCACGAGCCGATAGTTCTTCAGCCGGTGCAATTAACAAAATGTTGCCCTCTAAGCGTTTATCCAGACCTTTAACGCGCAAAATCATGTCGAGTGCTTGATCCCACGGAACGCCCGACAAGCTTATCGTTACGTTTCCTGTTACGGTGTCGGTGGTCACTAAGTTAAACCCATTAACCTGCGCAATAATTTGTAAAACTTGTCTCACAGGAACATCTTGAAAATCGAGTGAAATGGGGTCGCCTGTGTATTTCTTTTCCGCTTCCAAGGCGTCTTGCTGCGCGCTGTCCATTGGCGTTATCGCCATACGAATTACGCCGTCTTTTACCGTATTTTTAACCGTAACTGGGCCCGAATAATTAACTTCAATTCGCGCGCCATCTTTATCTTCGAATGTCTCGATGGTAGAAACCAAGGTACCGAAATCAGTCACATTAAGTTCTACTAATTGGTCTTCGCCTAACTTGGTGTTTGGTAATGTAAGGGATACCTTTCCTTGTGACTCAATAAGCTGAAGTTTTGGCGCTTGGCCCTCAAAACTCACCAGTGTTACAGCGGTATTGTTAGCTGCTTGAGTAAAGTCGATGTTTGTGACCGTGGTGGTAACGGTTGATGCATTTCGTTTAGTATCAGGGTCGACTAACAAAGGCTCTTGGGCTTTTACTGGCGAAACAAATACGGTTAATGAAAATATTGCAGCCACAGCGAAAGCCAGCCAATACCATCTAGGCACTCTACGATTCAGAGATTTGTTAAATATGTATCGTTCGGCCATGCTTACTCTCCCGCCTTCGATGCTGTAGTCATTGTTGTTGTTTTCCTTTGCCAGCAGCCCGCACCATCAGGTAATAACTGTTCAATAGTAATTGAGTCGGTGCTAATTTGCGTAATTTTGCCATAAAACAAGCCGATACGACTCCCTACTTTAGCTTTATGTAATACGCCATCGTTACTTTTCAATAATGCCCACTGCACTCCCTTAACGGCAAAGTTGCCAGTCAGTGCGAGGGCGTCCACGCCATAGGCTTCCAATGCTTCTTTAGGTCGCTGGAAGTTTGGCTGCAAACAGTTTTCTACCCGTGCTTTTGCTACTGGAGCGGCGTTGTTCTTAGGGCGATCGAACGGGCTTCTTAAAGCGCTTGCCGAATAGCTAAAAGGTGGGTGAGTCTTGAATTCTGGATACGGTTCAATTTGTGGCTGAGCACGCTCTTTAACACTCTGTGTATAGGCATGCAGATCGTCGAGTTTAGGTGAACAGCCTGTTACTAACAATATGATCAAAAGAGATAAAAACGAACGAATCATTGTTCATCTCCTTCAATGTCTGTCGAGTTTTCCGAACGATAAGTTTTCGCCTGTAGCTTCAGCGACAGACCATTTGCTTCACGCTTTATGTCAAAATCGTGAAGCGTAACGATACGAGGTAAATCTGCGACTTTGGAAACGAATTCGCCAAAGTTGTGATAGCCACCGCTTACTTCCATTTCGATAGGTAGTTCGGTGTAAAACTCTTTTGGTACTTCTTGTTGCCAGTTAAGCAACTCAAACGTGAGGCCCGATGCGGTACCAACGTAAGTGATATCGTCAAGCAAACCCGGTGTTTCGTTGCTGGTTGGAAGACTTTTCAGCATAGACGAAAAGTCTTCCTTAATTTGCGCAAGTTGGGCTTGGTAGGCTTCTAAATTAGCCGCAATGCGGTATTTTGCTTCGAACTGTAGTTTTAATTCTTGTTCTTTTAATTCAGCCGCATCTTTAATCGGTAATTTGGGGCTTATTAGCATGTAGTAGCTCAATGCACCTACCAATATTGCGACAAACGCCGCCACAACAATGCGAACTTCGTTTGGCCAAATAGCGATTTGTTCAAAGTCGAGTTCGTTGAGTTCTTTTAGTTTTGAAACATCAAACTTCATGGTTATTGCGCCTCACTACTTTCTATTTCTAGCGGAGCAACATTGGGGTTTATCGAAAACGTAAGCGTAAAGTTGCTAATCGCTCTCGCTGCACTGCTGTCAGATTTAATGGTAGAAAGCTCTGCGGCAACGAACACTTTCGAGTTGTCCAGCGCGCGCATAAAGTCGGAAAGACGATTGTTCGAATCACTAGTCCCTTCAATCTCAATACGGTTATTGCTTCTGGTCATAGACTCAAAGGCCACACCGGGAGGAACGAGTTTAGCAAGTTCATCAAATACTATAGGAGCCACATTGCGACTTGCTTGCAGTTGCTCAATTAATGCCATGCGCTGCTCAATGGCATTTTTACTATCTTTAACCTTTTTTATCTCTGCAATTTGCGCATCTAAAACCGCGATTTCCCGTTCAAGGTATTGATTACGCGAGTTTTGATTACTGATTTGCTGGTCGATAGCTTGACCAATGAACCAAAAAATCAATCCTACAATGGCGGCAACGGCAAGTAGCCCTGCCAAGTATTGTTGTTTTTGATGTTGGCGCTGCTTCTCTCGCCAAGGTAGTAAATTTACATGTGCCATGGCGTAAAGCTCCGGCTCGCTAGACCCGCTGCAATCGCAAGCTGTGGTGCAATTTTGCTAAGTCTCGTGGCATCAAGTTTAGGGTTTATCGACATGTTGCTAAACGGATTGAAGCAATCAACCTCTAGGCCTAAGTCTTGTTTTAAAATGTCGACTAACGGTTCAATAGTAGCGGCACCGCCGCTAAACAGTATTTTGGTGGGGCGCTCTGCATGTAGCGTGCTCATATACATTTGTAATGCACGGTTGATATTTTGCTGTAGGTTAGCGGCAAATATAGGAAGCGTATCTTCCACCCAATTTCCAGACAGCGTGCCATCTAGCAGCTGACGCTCTGCGGTTTCACGCTCAACCATATGAATGGCGCTAATATCGTTAATTAGCTGATTTAAGCCAAAGGCGTGCTCT includes the following:
- the aroB gene encoding 3-dehydroquinate synthase yields the protein MSTLTVELGERSYPIQIEAGLLSQPGLFSAYIKGPLAVIVTNETVAPLYLETAKAACGNVQVETIILPDGEQHKNLAQFEVVMTRLLELNAARDTTLIALGGGVIGDLTGFVAATYQRGVPFIQVPTTLLSQVDSSVGGKTAVNHPLGKNMIGAFYQPVYVAIDTDTLATLPAREFAAGMAEVIKYGIIYDAPFFEWLESNVDALTSLDTEILTQAISRCCEIKADVVAKDEREGGLRAILNLGHTFGHAIEAEQGYGNWLHGEAVAAGTIIACKAAEALTWFEASETRRVSSLFEAFALPVAGPNSMTKNDYVKHMKRDKKVEAGSIRFVLPQGIGKAVVTKDVTDAILTDILS
- the aroK gene encoding shikimate kinase AroK, encoding MAEKRNIFLVGPMGAGKSTIGRHLADELHLDFFDSDQEIERRTGADIAWIFDLEGEDGFRKREENVINDLTDKQGIVLATGGGSIVTKAVRNRLSARGIVVYLQTTIDKQVARTQRDKRRPLLQNEDPEQVLRDLAEMRNPLYEEVADYIVDTDDQSARAVANQIISKIGL
- a CDS encoding type IV pilus secretin PilQ, producing the protein MAERYIFNKSLNRRVPRWYWLAFAVAAIFSLTVFVSPVKAQEPLLVDPDTKRNASTVTTTVTNIDFTQAANNTAVTLVSFEGQAPKLQLIESQGKVSLTLPNTKLGEDQLVELNVTDFGTLVSTIETFEDKDGARIEVNYSGPVTVKNTVKDGVIRMAITPMDSAQQDALEAEKKYTGDPISLDFQDVPVRQVLQIIAQVNGFNLVTTDTVTGNVTISLSGVPWDQALDMILRVKGLDKRLEGNILLIAPAEELSARETQALQSKKQVSDLAPLHTVNIPVNYAKAAALATILKSTEGGILSERGGVTVDERTNTLLIRDTLASIDEARKTINALDIPVKQVLIESRMVTVLDDVDEQLGVRWGFSDRQDDNGVSGSLEGADTIAGGIVPSIDNRLNVNLPVTSAAGSIGFQIASLVDGTILDLELSALESENKGEIIASPRITVANQHEAYIEQGTEIPYVQATSSGATSVEFKKAVLSLKVTPHITPDNRIILDLVVTQDTRGETVSTSTGEAVAIDTQEIKTQVLVENGETIVLGGIFQQTSSDGVSKVPLFGDLPVVGALFRNSSQLQQKRELLIFVTPKIVTERP
- a CDS encoding pilus assembly protein PilP, with the translated sequence MIRSFLSLLIILLVTGCSPKLDDLHAYTQSVKERAQPQIEPYPEFKTHPPFSYSASALRSPFDRPKNNAAPVAKARVENCLQPNFQRPKEALEAYGVDALALTGNFAVKGVQWALLKSNDGVLHKAKVGSRIGLFYGKITQISTDSITIEQLLPDGAGCWQRKTTTMTTASKAGE
- a CDS encoding type 4a pilus biogenesis protein PilO; its protein translation is MKFDVSKLKELNELDFEQIAIWPNEVRIVVAAFVAILVGALSYYMLISPKLPIKDAAELKEQELKLQFEAKYRIAANLEAYQAQLAQIKEDFSSMLKSLPTSNETPGLLDDITYVGTASGLTFELLNWQQEVPKEFYTELPIEMEVSGGYHNFGEFVSKVADLPRIVTLHDFDIKREANGLSLKLQAKTYRSENSTDIEGDEQ
- a CDS encoding PilN domain-containing protein yields the protein MAHVNLLPWREKQRQHQKQQYLAGLLAVAAIVGLIFWFIGQAIDQQISNQNSRNQYLEREIAVLDAQIAEIKKVKDSKNAIEQRMALIEQLQASRNVAPIVFDELAKLVPPGVAFESMTRSNNRIEIEGTSDSNNRLSDFMRALDNSKVFVAAELSTIKSDSSAARAISNFTLTFSINPNVAPLEIESSEAQ